Within Verrucomicrobiota bacterium, the genomic segment GCGCGTGACCTGGACAGGAGGCGCCGTGACCATGAGTGCGGTCAGTGCGATCGACCTAGCTTTGTGGGATATCAAAGGAAAGGCCCTCGGAGTTCCCGTTTATGAGCTCGCGGGCGGCAAGGTGCGCGACAAAGTAAAGTTGTACGCCAATGGATGGTTCGAAGGCAGTTCACCGGAAGATTTGGCCCAGAAAGCAAAGGAGACGGTGGCAAAGGGATACAAGTGCCTGAAGTTATATCCCTTCGGCGGCCCGCAGGTAATAACACCCGAACGCATGCAACTGGGTGTGGATCGTGTCGCCGCGATAAGAGAAGCCGTAGGACCGAATATTGAAATCGGGGTAGATATCCGAAACGCGTTAAACATCTGGGGTGCCCGTCGGGTTGCCCAGAAACTGGAGCCCCTCGATATCGCGTTCATGGAGGAACCTATTCTCTATGATAATTCAACCACTTTGGTGAAATTTGCCCGAGAGGCACGCGTTCCCATTGCAGTTGGCGAACGGCTGTATACACGCTGGCAGTTTCGCGAAGTCCTGGAAAAGAATGCGGTGGATATTATCCAACCCGATATTTGCCATGCCGGAGGATTGTCAGAACTCAAGAAGATAGCCGCGATGGCGGAAACCTATTATGTAACGCTTGCTCCGCACAACTCCAATGGCCCCATTTCCACCATCGCGAGCCTGCATCTGGATATGATGATAAACAACTGCTTTATGCAGGAGCTGATTCTTCGATTCTTTGACCGCTACAATGAAGTCTTGACCAACCCCATTGTGGTAGAAGACGGTTATGGCACCCCACCTGCCGGACCCGGCTGGGGAACCGATCTACGGGAGGATATCCTAGCTAGACCCTGTTCGAAAAGCCTTCCGGAAGGAAGGTTTTCTTTTTTTTGGTTCGTAGTTCAGGC encodes:
- the dgoD gene encoding galactonate dehydratase; amino-acid sequence: MNRRRFLMAASTTAAATTLGIHDTKAAAHSSRSGMKITDLKMVRSAPPRDGGWNWIFLKITTDSGLYGWGEASLQEKDAGVMAEIESFKKFLIGQDPFQIEHIWTSLHRRVTWTGGAVTMSAVSAIDLALWDIKGKALGVPVYELAGGKVRDKVKLYANGWFEGSSPEDLAQKAKETVAKGYKCLKLYPFGGPQVITPERMQLGVDRVAAIREAVGPNIEIGVDIRNALNIWGARRVAQKLEPLDIAFMEEPILYDNSTTLVKFAREARVPIAVGERLYTRWQFREVLEKNAVDIIQPDICHAGGLSELKKIAAMAETYYVTLAPHNSNGPISTIASLHLDMMINNCFMQELILRFFDRYNEVLTNPIVVEDGYGTPPAGPGWGTDLREDILARPCSKSLPEGRFSFFWFVVQA